In Nonomuraea sp. NBC_00507, the following are encoded in one genomic region:
- the pgsB gene encoding poly-gamma-glutamate synthase PgsB gives MLYLYVIFSLSLLVLLVLGVAEQRRHDANLDRIPVRILVNGIRGKSSITRLIAGALRGGRLRVIAKTTGSAARFIHTDATEEPVHRKFGIANIAEQIGIVRRAVAEHPDALVIECMAVKPPLQETYQDKLIRSTIGVLSNVREDHLAEMGPTLDDVARSMSRTMPRGGICVTAEHDRRTVLEQEAGRRDCRLLVTDAGEVSEEEMAGFRHFTFPENVAIALTVAAQVGVSRRDALHGMYTMQLDPGVLTVEQYDVRGATLRFANIFAANDPRSTVMNFHQLLDHGHIRPPILTLINCRPDRIERNAQMAEIVPELGTSRLFLIGHPTRSARAAVPAGWNGELVDLGGPHREPEQIWSQICSRIDSDASVVAIGNIHGQGERLLTHLLTAAAPAGAAR, from the coding sequence ATGCTCTATCTGTATGTGATCTTCAGCCTGTCCCTGCTGGTACTCCTCGTGCTCGGTGTGGCGGAACAACGCCGGCACGACGCCAACCTGGACCGCATCCCGGTGCGGATCCTGGTCAATGGCATCCGCGGCAAAAGCTCCATCACCCGGCTGATCGCCGGAGCCCTGCGCGGCGGCAGGCTGCGCGTGATCGCCAAGACAACCGGCAGCGCCGCGCGCTTCATCCACACGGACGCCACCGAGGAGCCGGTGCATCGCAAGTTCGGCATCGCCAACATCGCCGAGCAGATCGGCATCGTGCGCCGCGCTGTCGCGGAGCACCCGGACGCGCTGGTCATCGAGTGCATGGCGGTGAAGCCGCCGTTGCAGGAGACCTACCAGGACAAGCTCATCCGCTCCACCATCGGCGTGCTGAGCAATGTCCGGGAGGACCACCTGGCGGAGATGGGCCCCACGCTGGACGATGTCGCGCGGTCGATGTCGCGCACGATGCCCCGCGGCGGCATCTGCGTCACCGCCGAACATGACCGCCGAACGGTGCTCGAGCAGGAGGCCGGGCGCCGCGACTGCCGGCTCCTTGTCACCGACGCCGGCGAGGTGAGCGAGGAGGAAATGGCCGGGTTCCGGCACTTCACCTTTCCTGAGAACGTCGCCATCGCGCTCACGGTGGCCGCCCAGGTCGGGGTCTCCCGCCGGGACGCCCTGCACGGCATGTACACCATGCAACTCGACCCCGGCGTGCTGACGGTCGAGCAGTACGACGTGCGGGGCGCGACCCTGCGCTTCGCCAACATCTTCGCCGCCAACGACCCCCGCTCCACGGTCATGAACTTCCATCAGCTCCTCGACCACGGCCACATCCGACCGCCGATTCTCACCCTCATCAACTGCCGGCCGGACCGCATCGAACGCAACGCCCAGATGGCCGAGATCGTCCCGGAGCTCGGCACCTCCAGGCTGTTCCTCATCGGCCACCCCACCCGATCCGCCCGCGCCGCAGTCCCCGCGGGCTGGAACGGAGAACTGGTCGACCTCGGCGGCCCTCACCGCGAACCCGAGCAGATCTGGAGCCAGATCTGCTCCCGCATCGACAGCGACGCCTCCGTGGTCGCCATCGGCAACATCCACGGTCAGGGGGAAAGGCTGCTCACGCACTTGCTCACCGCCGCCGCCCCGGCCGGAGCGGCCCGATGA
- a CDS encoding Beta-galactosidase C-terminal domain: MEAAGVRRRFEGVPAHVECSVRSDDAYEYVFLLNHSGELGASVPVGGEGTDLLTGRPVSGEVALEPLGAAVIRRATP, encoded by the coding sequence ATGGAGGCGGCGGGCGTGCGCCGGCGCTTCGAGGGCGTCCCCGCCCACGTGGAGTGCTCCGTGCGGAGCGACGACGCCTACGAGTACGTGTTCCTGCTCAACCACAGCGGCGAGCTGGGCGCGTCCGTCCCCGTGGGAGGGGAGGGGACGGACCTGCTCACCGGGCGGCCCGTGTCCGGGGAGGTGGCGCTGGAACCCCTGGGGGCGGCGGTGATCCGGCGCGCCACGCCGTAA
- a CDS encoding LacI family DNA-binding transcriptional regulator: MPRATLADVAAAAGVSVPTVSKVLSGKKHVSAATRDKVLEAVRAFGYETPRPPSTPRVGMVDLLIDGLGSPWAQVLIKGAERAAARWGFSLVVTSSARPDFDLRRWIGILRKRGTDGIVLVLSRHQKDEIAAIGELLHVPLVLLDPVGQRDPRMSTVGATNWSGGVMATTHLLELGHTRVGFIGGPLDVQCTLDRYEGYLAAHRTFGIEPDPALTRYGDFLVSGGKLFGAELLDRDDPPTAIFAGSDLQAAGVYQAAAERGVRIPGDLSVVGFDDSPLCEMLSPPLTTVRQPLDDMANEAVRLISEVLTHPGGPAGTRIELATSLIVRASSEHRSS; this comes from the coding sequence GTGCCCCGAGCGACGCTCGCCGACGTCGCGGCGGCCGCAGGAGTGTCGGTGCCGACGGTTTCCAAGGTCCTGAGCGGTAAGAAGCACGTCTCGGCCGCCACCAGGGACAAGGTCCTCGAAGCCGTCCGGGCCTTCGGCTACGAGACGCCGCGCCCGCCGAGCACGCCCCGGGTCGGCATGGTCGACCTGCTCATCGACGGGCTCGGCTCGCCGTGGGCGCAGGTCCTCATCAAGGGCGCGGAGCGGGCGGCGGCGCGATGGGGATTCTCGCTCGTGGTGACCTCGTCCGCGCGGCCCGACTTCGACCTGCGGCGCTGGATCGGGATCCTGCGCAAGCGCGGCACCGACGGCATCGTGCTCGTGCTCTCCCGGCACCAGAAGGACGAGATCGCGGCCATCGGAGAGCTGCTGCACGTCCCCCTCGTGCTGCTGGACCCCGTCGGGCAACGCGACCCGCGCATGTCCACGGTCGGGGCCACGAACTGGTCCGGCGGCGTCATGGCGACCACCCACTTGCTCGAGCTGGGGCACACCCGGGTGGGGTTCATCGGCGGGCCGCTCGACGTGCAGTGCACACTCGACCGATACGAGGGCTACCTGGCCGCGCACCGCACGTTCGGCATCGAACCCGACCCCGCGTTGACCCGCTACGGCGACTTCCTCGTCTCCGGCGGCAAGCTGTTCGGCGCCGAACTGCTCGATCGTGACGACCCGCCCACCGCGATCTTCGCCGGATCCGACCTGCAGGCCGCGGGCGTCTACCAGGCGGCCGCCGAGCGCGGCGTCCGCATCCCCGGCGACCTGTCCGTGGTCGGGTTCGACGACTCGCCCTTGTGCGAGATGTTGTCGCCCCCGCTCACCACCGTGCGCCAGCCGCTCGACGACATGGCCAACGAGGCCGTACGGCTCATCTCCGAGGTGCTGACCCACCCGGGCGGGCCCGCGGGGACCCGCATCGAGCTGGCCACCTCGCTCATCGTCCGCGCCAGCAGCGAGCACCGGTCCTCATAG
- a CDS encoding DUF4240 domain-containing protein: protein MDAEERFWDMVEAAWAPLGADVGQARQALTDRSPGSGADAVLAVIDEALEDFLANLAASSRDLPAEELTDLDRVVERKLYDIDRADIQTVTDGSDDGFLYARGFVVAMGRDFYAGVLRDPRLAVLDAWCEEMCYFFAHLHDERYGTYPETGSGISRESCSNTAGWPS from the coding sequence ATGGACGCTGAGGAACGTTTCTGGGACATGGTGGAGGCGGCCTGGGCGCCCCTCGGCGCGGACGTCGGCCAGGCGCGACAGGCGCTCACGGACAGGAGTCCCGGTTCCGGCGCGGACGCCGTGCTCGCCGTCATCGACGAGGCGCTGGAGGACTTCCTCGCCAACCTCGCGGCGAGCAGCCGGGATTTGCCGGCCGAGGAGCTGACGGACCTCGATCGGGTGGTCGAGCGGAAGCTCTACGACATCGACCGCGCGGACATCCAAACGGTGACCGACGGCTCCGACGACGGCTTCCTGTACGCACGCGGCTTCGTCGTCGCCATGGGCCGTGACTTCTACGCCGGCGTGCTCCGGGATCCGCGGCTGGCCGTGCTGGACGCCTGGTGCGAGGAGATGTGTTACTTCTTCGCCCACCTGCACGACGAGCGCTACGGGACCTACCCGGAAACCGGCTCGGGAATCTCCCGCGAGTCGTGCTCGAACACCGCCGGCTGGCCCTCCTGA